One Thermosphaera aggregans DNA segment encodes these proteins:
- a CDS encoding CopG family ribbon-helix-helix protein has product MKGVKIGVYIPADIYEEIAKFSSKGENVSLSKLVQEALRLYMYLNQPLKEGAVVGTINVVYDHGKKNIDSELTDLQHEFLEIVVSTLHVHLDEETCMLNIIVKGEGKRVSEFIDNLRMLKGVLLVNPTLYKMKG; this is encoded by the coding sequence ATGAAGGGGGTTAAAATAGGAGTTTACATACCGGCCGACATCTACGAGGAGATTGCCAAGTTTTCTTCTAAAGGGGAAAACGTGAGTTTGAGCAAGCTTGTTCAAGAAGCCTTAAGGCTGTACATGTATCTAAACCAACCTTTGAAAGAGGGGGCCGTGGTTGGCACTATAAATGTGGTTTACGATCATGGCAAGAAAAACATTGACAGCGAACTAACAGATCTTCAGCATGAATTCCTGGAAATAGTTGTTTCAACACTCCACGTTCATTTAGATGAGGAAACATGCATGTTAAACATCATCGTTAAAGGTGAGGGTAAACGGGTTTCAGAATTCATCGACAATTTGAGAATGCTCAAAGGCGTTCTCCTCGTAAATCCGACTCTGTACAAGATGAAGGGGTGA